The Nitrospira tepida genome includes a window with the following:
- a CDS encoding TonB-dependent receptor plug domain-containing protein has product MPERSSLLADEIRQEIDFLKEETVVTPMWKEQPISEAPSNVYVITAEDIRQSGATDIPTLLRRVPGMSVMELSGGEFAVSARGNNQLFANKILLLIDGRSAYIDAQGVIPWKTLPVSLVEIKQIEVVKGPAAAVYGFNAFDGVVNIITKSPEEMRGATIQAGAGEFATIRSAAVYANRHEQIGYRLSLGHDQNSQWRDRNALALRTSRFNGLINYHPNQDAMIRIEGGVVDTNRMDLASGDFLRVDSPNTISYARVSYERPDFFIRAFWNQQDLTINNGSYPVLAPIFTVSDRFGRTTGIPFLTNSYDVVSQYTAWIFTTHRLSLGANYRYNTLSGTEVFQYGQEHRFGLYVQDEWRPHEKFWVVGGVRMDLQSGINPTYSPRVALFYAPAKDHTFRLSGSVAYRPPTLVEANHEVLTTTTLFGFSSTDVLRGTSQADPEQITSYEAEYQGWYFHHRLRARAAIFHNHISKLITAVDSGPGMAEWRNQPGVADIRGAEVGLEILVASWLRGFATYAYQDINQSFTDIIRRGGPRHAANAGVTADWENGVNLSAVVHYVSSATYPVRAELSTLANFGIIPASAVPAEQLPSYTLVNLWAGYRFWHRKAEMAVSVYNALNDQHREHPLGDVISSRVMGWLTLRL; this is encoded by the coding sequence GTGCCGGAACGGTCCTCGCTGCTGGCCGATGAGATTCGCCAGGAGATCGATTTTCTTAAAGAGGAGACGGTCGTGACCCCGATGTGGAAGGAACAGCCGATTTCCGAAGCGCCGTCCAACGTCTACGTCATCACGGCGGAAGACATTCGCCAGTCCGGGGCGACAGACATTCCTACCCTGCTCCGGCGCGTACCCGGCATGTCGGTCATGGAGTTAAGCGGCGGAGAATTCGCCGTCAGCGCAAGGGGCAACAATCAACTGTTTGCCAACAAGATCCTCTTGCTCATCGATGGACGCTCCGCCTACATCGATGCACAGGGCGTCATCCCCTGGAAAACGCTGCCGGTCTCGCTGGTCGAAATCAAACAGATCGAGGTGGTGAAGGGACCGGCGGCGGCCGTCTACGGATTCAACGCCTTCGACGGAGTGGTGAACATCATTACCAAATCGCCGGAGGAGATGAGGGGCGCGACGATCCAAGCTGGAGCCGGCGAATTCGCCACGATCCGAAGCGCAGCCGTCTACGCCAACCGCCACGAGCAGATCGGGTATCGTCTCTCCCTTGGCCACGATCAGAACAGCCAATGGCGCGATCGAAACGCCTTGGCCCTGCGCACATCCCGATTCAACGGGCTGATTAATTATCATCCGAACCAGGACGCCATGATCAGGATCGAGGGCGGGGTCGTCGATACCAACCGGATGGACTTGGCCTCAGGAGACTTCCTGCGGGTGGACAGTCCGAATACGATCAGCTATGCCCGCGTGAGTTACGAACGGCCGGACTTCTTCATTCGGGCGTTTTGGAATCAACAAGATTTGACGATCAATAACGGCTCCTATCCGGTCCTTGCGCCGATCTTCACCGTGTCCGATCGGTTCGGGCGTACGACGGGCATTCCGTTTCTGACCAACTCCTATGATGTTGTCTCCCAATACACTGCGTGGATTTTCACCACGCACCGCCTGAGCCTCGGCGCCAATTACCGCTACAACACCCTGTCGGGCACTGAGGTGTTCCAGTACGGACAAGAACATCGCTTCGGCCTCTATGTGCAGGACGAGTGGCGCCCCCATGAGAAGTTCTGGGTGGTGGGCGGCGTGCGGATGGACCTGCAATCGGGGATTAATCCAACGTACAGCCCTCGGGTGGCGTTGTTCTATGCGCCAGCCAAAGACCATACCTTCAGATTGTCCGGCTCGGTCGCTTATCGCCCACCGACCCTTGTCGAGGCGAACCATGAGGTCTTGACGACGACGACGCTGTTCGGATTCTCGTCCACAGATGTCCTGCGCGGCACGTCGCAGGCCGATCCTGAGCAGATCACGTCTTACGAAGCCGAGTACCAGGGCTGGTACTTTCACCATCGGCTGAGGGCCCGCGCCGCCATCTTTCATAATCATATTTCCAAGCTCATCACGGCGGTCGATAGCGGTCCCGGGATGGCAGAATGGCGGAACCAGCCGGGGGTGGCCGATATCCGAGGAGCGGAAGTCGGCCTCGAAATCTTGGTCGCCTCTTGGCTGCGCGGGTTCGCCACCTATGCTTATCAGGACATCAACCAGTCGTTCACGGATATCATCCGGCGAGGAGGGCCGCGCCATGCCGCCAATGCGGGCGTGACGGCCGATTGGGAGAACGGTGTCAATCTCAGCGCGGTGGTGCACTATGTCAGCTCGGCCACTTATCCCGTCCGGGCCGAGCTTTCCACCCTCGCGAACTTTGGGATCATCCCGGCTTCTGCGGTTCCGGCGGAACAACTTCCGTCCTATACCCTGGTGAATCTCTGGGCCGGATATCGATTTTGGCATCGGAAGGCGGAAATGGCGGTCTCCGTCTACAATGCGTTGAACGATCAGCATCGGGAACATCCGCTGGGGGATGTCATAAGCAGCCGGGTGATGGGTTGGCTGACGTTGCGGCTGTGA
- a CDS encoding patatin-like phospholipase family protein, whose product MWKKLSILCWLVLPCALFSPMPAYPGHPHVQENPHAAPWIGIALSGGGIRAAAFSHGVMLELRKLCLLRSPQDSTEADNHNDHDTPSTQFSLYYLEETDYSDDDRSNPCGRHGGASFLDNTHFLSGVSGGAITAAYYKTHPERVTEFGQLLKDARLASELFSGKKKTPIWRPPVMLLASLFDTVFQTFKLPIIPIPEIEVAPFATMWLYDGLFESEQLTQVYNDLFLEDYTFGELEKQTHRPETLTESLFGHAANTKRNAIGRAHLLIHATDIANGRIFTFDKETFACLGDVEAFRDLDLAAAVAASSSLPGVFSPMRLKSHFKTIEGARIPTNCPLILGDQVRSPLLVDGGVSDNLGVTGLLRTIVERKNGITFPPDERMLATGRGLPLNPDEIVRSSRSTVSQAQTTEITTIQRANPKSQKAFLLVVNAGVSSTSSLPRLGGHLDNSFDVLMRDRTDLSRVIAEHLLDNFGFGLVELNMRDLVKNNRVVTRIVKEGLAIQNKTKSTPESIRKVAQAFDFTEMERKVLSDLNNISLLPTKDEIDTLILAGRAVVAELSDTIKHRYEELADKRFEASCDSIINPQRSYCWPASLETPHVVANKIGVLLDVLTKTGEDFSRTTAENRSAQLAQIKERLWELYKYETRALDLFAQTDNSFAQLKRDIAYDDCVRSVFTNPQAAPSCEPERITKHRLGSINPTLTPLEAALDGNVLPNQDRNDYLSLLFKQNADFKQNADLAELKNKKQELDNWAAKFAAQLSTIANDPEKLGKPPWQESPWYDYLLARLSMLQEKTMEGFHYLYRGATAFPDDTNLSFLLGYYAIHVNRDFHGGLKHLFQAREKAEDRKKRIEWLPVASPQVGEKTDWKIATQERFARAEDYFMLQYAKYVALSPFPVEGRAEFVTGEEVDAWLNRTFPDGHGGNAFSTLALLAEQTRERHKTDITVAWCGVTHRLDRLSLPMEVRQAIKAFLAHFGHFECQQNDDSPLLGDPLLIDEHVRFQDAPCGDVNDHNTVVSIDSRNAKAVCEAFAKLRHSVRQLLAPRTALNYARAQARRIYESFSKQEQSQSDQEVTSQEVTSPHYLYLWQRADVYGLVVLIHAVQKDCPQRAEDVRTARRLFHVARASVPDDRRLNRDADVINGVKTRIDHLITLTKGLSCGRNGDL is encoded by the coding sequence ATGTGGAAGAAACTCTCCATCCTTTGTTGGCTTGTCCTCCCATGCGCCCTGTTCAGCCCGATGCCTGCCTATCCAGGTCATCCACACGTGCAAGAGAATCCTCACGCAGCCCCATGGATCGGCATCGCGCTGTCGGGCGGAGGGATCCGTGCCGCGGCCTTTTCGCACGGGGTCATGCTGGAATTGCGAAAACTGTGCTTGCTTAGATCTCCGCAAGATTCCACAGAAGCAGACAACCACAATGACCACGACACCCCTTCAACGCAATTCTCTCTCTATTACCTCGAAGAGACGGACTACTCGGATGACGACCGTTCGAACCCCTGCGGTCGACACGGAGGCGCCTCTTTCTTGGATAACACCCATTTCCTGTCCGGGGTGTCCGGCGGAGCCATCACCGCCGCCTACTATAAAACCCATCCGGAACGCGTGACCGAATTCGGCCAGTTGCTCAAGGACGCGCGATTGGCGAGTGAACTCTTCTCCGGCAAGAAGAAGACACCCATTTGGCGTCCTCCGGTGATGCTCCTCGCCTCATTGTTCGACACGGTCTTTCAGACCTTTAAGCTCCCAATCATCCCGATCCCTGAGATAGAGGTGGCTCCGTTTGCCACGATGTGGCTCTATGACGGCTTGTTCGAGAGCGAACAGTTGACGCAGGTGTATAACGATCTGTTCCTGGAGGACTATACGTTCGGCGAGCTCGAAAAGCAGACCCACCGTCCCGAGACGCTGACAGAGTCCTTGTTCGGCCACGCGGCCAATACGAAGCGGAATGCCATCGGACGCGCTCACCTGTTGATTCATGCCACCGATATCGCCAACGGCAGAATCTTCACGTTCGACAAGGAGACGTTCGCCTGCCTGGGCGACGTCGAAGCCTTCCGAGACCTCGACCTGGCGGCAGCCGTAGCCGCCTCAAGCAGTCTACCAGGCGTCTTCTCCCCGATGCGGTTGAAATCGCATTTCAAGACGATCGAGGGGGCACGCATTCCCACCAACTGTCCGCTCATTCTGGGCGATCAAGTCCGATCACCTCTATTGGTGGACGGCGGCGTCAGCGACAATTTAGGCGTGACCGGACTGCTCCGAACCATTGTGGAACGGAAAAACGGGATAACCTTTCCACCTGACGAGCGGATGCTAGCAACGGGACGCGGGCTGCCCTTGAACCCAGACGAGATCGTTCGCTCATCTCGATCGACGGTATCCCAAGCTCAGACAACGGAGATCACTACGATCCAGCGGGCGAACCCGAAATCTCAAAAGGCATTCCTGCTCGTCGTCAATGCGGGAGTCAGCTCCACATCCTCGTTACCGAGGTTGGGCGGCCATCTCGACAACAGTTTTGACGTCCTCATGAGAGACCGCACCGACCTTTCCCGCGTGATCGCCGAACATCTGCTGGACAACTTCGGCTTCGGCCTCGTCGAATTGAACATGCGCGATCTCGTCAAGAACAACCGAGTCGTGACCAGAATCGTCAAGGAGGGTTTGGCGATTCAGAACAAGACGAAGTCGACGCCCGAGTCGATTCGCAAGGTCGCACAGGCCTTCGACTTCACCGAGATGGAGCGAAAGGTCCTCAGCGACCTCAATAATATCAGCTTGCTTCCCACCAAGGACGAGATCGATACCTTGATCCTGGCAGGACGGGCCGTGGTGGCGGAACTGTCGGACACCATCAAACACAGGTACGAAGAATTGGCGGATAAACGATTTGAGGCAAGCTGCGACAGCATTATCAATCCGCAACGGAGCTATTGCTGGCCAGCCAGCCTTGAGACGCCACATGTGGTCGCCAACAAGATCGGCGTCCTGCTCGACGTCCTCACCAAGACCGGCGAAGATTTTTCGCGGACCACGGCCGAGAATCGATCCGCTCAACTGGCTCAGATTAAAGAACGCCTATGGGAACTGTACAAGTATGAGACCAGGGCATTGGATCTTTTTGCACAGACTGATAACTCATTCGCGCAATTGAAACGCGACATCGCCTATGATGACTGTGTGCGGTCGGTATTCACAAACCCTCAAGCCGCTCCTAGTTGCGAACCTGAGCGGATTACAAAACATCGCTTAGGCAGCATTAACCCAACTCTTACACCGCTGGAAGCGGCTCTTGACGGCAACGTCCTGCCTAACCAGGATCGCAATGATTATCTTTCGTTACTATTCAAACAAAATGCCGACTTCAAGCAAAATGCCGACCTCGCCGAGTTGAAGAACAAGAAGCAAGAGTTGGATAATTGGGCAGCCAAATTCGCAGCACAGCTATCAACTATCGCAAATGATCCGGAGAAGCTGGGGAAGCCTCCTTGGCAGGAATCGCCTTGGTATGACTACCTCCTTGCCAGGCTCTCGATGCTGCAGGAGAAAACGATGGAAGGCTTTCATTACCTCTATCGAGGCGCCACCGCCTTTCCAGACGATACCAACCTCTCGTTCCTGCTGGGCTATTACGCCATTCACGTGAACCGCGACTTTCATGGGGGCCTGAAACACTTGTTTCAAGCCAGAGAAAAGGCCGAAGACAGAAAGAAGCGGATCGAATGGCTTCCCGTTGCTTCTCCGCAAGTGGGAGAGAAGACGGACTGGAAGATTGCCACCCAAGAGCGTTTCGCAAGAGCTGAAGACTATTTCATGCTGCAATATGCCAAGTATGTTGCCCTATCTCCGTTTCCAGTTGAAGGCCGCGCCGAGTTTGTGACTGGCGAGGAGGTGGATGCCTGGCTCAATCGTACCTTTCCTGATGGCCATGGCGGCAATGCGTTCTCGACTCTAGCCCTGCTCGCGGAGCAGACAAGAGAACGTCACAAAACGGATATAACAGTTGCGTGGTGCGGCGTGACTCACAGACTCGACAGATTGTCTCTCCCTATGGAAGTCAGGCAGGCCATCAAAGCCTTCCTCGCTCATTTTGGTCACTTCGAATGTCAACAGAACGATGACAGCCCGCTTCTCGGCGACCCCCTGCTCATTGACGAACACGTCCGTTTCCAGGATGCACCTTGTGGAGATGTGAACGACCACAACACAGTCGTGAGCATCGATTCAAGGAATGCCAAAGCGGTTTGTGAGGCATTTGCGAAGCTCCGGCACAGTGTTCGACAGCTTTTGGCTCCCAGGACCGCCTTAAACTATGCTCGGGCGCAGGCCCGGAGGATCTATGAATCTTTTTCGAAGCAAGAACAGTCTCAATCAGACCAAGAGGTTACATCCCAAGAGGTTACATCGCCTCACTACCTTTATCTCTGGCAGCGCGCTGACGTCTACGGGTTGGTCGTTCTGATCCATGCCGTTCAAAAAGATTGTCCACAGCGGGCAGAAGACGTGCGAACCGCACGGCGACTGTTTCATGTTGCTCGCGCCTCCGTTCCTGATGATCGACGGCTGAACAGGGATGCAGACGTCATCAATGGCGTAAAAACGCGGATCGACCACCTCATCACACTTACGAAGGGTCTCAGTTGCGGTAGGAATGGGGACCTGTGA
- a CDS encoding type II toxin-antitoxin system Phd/YefM family antitoxin: MKRAAVSTIKATFSACLAKVKAGEELLVMERGKPVAKLVPIPKDASGEATAMQLRELSRAGLVRAGTGKLPPNFWKMARPRDKRGRALAALVADRAEGR; this comes from the coding sequence ATGAAGCGTGCGGCTGTGTCCACGATTAAAGCAACATTCAGTGCGTGCCTGGCGAAAGTAAAAGCCGGCGAAGAGCTGTTGGTGATGGAGCGCGGCAAGCCGGTTGCTAAGTTGGTGCCGATTCCGAAAGACGCAAGTGGAGAGGCGACCGCTATGCAGTTGCGGGAGTTATCGCGTGCGGGCCTTGTGCGAGCGGGAACAGGGAAGTTGCCTCCGAACTTTTGGAAAATGGCCAGACCGCGGGACAAGAGAGGACGAGCCCTTGCGGCTCTGGTGGCTGACCGCGCCGAGGGACGGTGA
- a CDS encoding ribbon-helix-helix protein, CopG family produces the protein MKTTLNIDDTIMAQLKREAAKQRRTMSELVEMALRLLFQTQKPRRPLPPLPSFKSGGYLVDIADREALYQAMEGR, from the coding sequence ATGAAGACGACCTTGAACATCGACGATACCATTATGGCTCAACTCAAGCGCGAGGCGGCCAAACAGCGCCGTACGATGTCCGAGTTGGTCGAGATGGCATTACGCCTGCTCTTTCAGACTCAGAAACCCCGGCGGCCCCTTCCTCCATTACCGTCCTTCAAGAGCGGCGGATACCTGGTGGATATCGCCGACCGTGAAGCGCTGTATCAAGCCATGGAAGGGCGGTAG